GCCGACGGCGTGAAGGTGATCGAGTACAACGCCCGCTTCGGCGACCCGGAGGCGATGAACGTCCTTCCCGTGCTGAACACCCCGTTCATACACGTGCTCACCGCCGCCCGCGACGGAAAGGCGCTGCCGAAACTCTCGTTCTCGCCACGGGCGACGGTCTGCAAGTACGCCGTTCCGGAGGGCTACCCGACCGACCCGGCCGGAGGGACACGGATCGAGGTCGACGAGGAGAGCGTCGGCGAGGCGCTGCTCTTCTACGCGAGCGTCGACGAGCGCGCGGACGGTATCTACACGACGACCTCGCGGTCGTTCGCGGTCGTCGGCGTCGCGGAGACGATCGCCGAGGCCGAGACCATCGCCGAGGAGGCGCTCACGGCGGCCGGCGACGGGGTTCGCGTGCGCCACGACATCGGGACCGAGGCGCTGGTACGGTCCCGGATCGACCACGTGAACGAACTCCGCGGGGAGTGACGGCGGCGACTGCAGGGGAAACGGCGAGCGGACTGGACCTTTACGGTCGTCCATGAACGATCACGGGCGCACACGCGAGGAGTCGCCGTGGCTCTCGACGACCGACGGACCGCGCTACCCGCCGCTCGACGGTGACCGGACGGTCGACGTCGCGGTGATCGGCGCCGGGATAGCGGGGCTGTCGACGGCGGTTCACCTCGCCGAAGGGGAGGAGACAGTCGCGGTGATCGAGCGCGATCGGGTGGGCGAGGCGGTGACGGGCCACACCACCGCGAAGGTCACCTCCCAGCACGGCCTGAAGTACGACCGCCTGCTCGGGACGGTGGGCGAAGGCCGCGCACGCCAGTACGCGACGGCCAATCAGCGGGCGCTAGAGGAAGTCGCCGACCGGAGCGGCGGGTTCGACGCCGAGTTCGAGCGCGCCCCCGCCTACGTCTACGCCGAGGACTCGGAGGGTCGAGAACGGGTCCGCGACGAGACGTGGGCGGCGAAGCACCTCGGGCTACCGGCGACGTTCGTCGAGAGCGAGGAGATCGACCTGCCGTACGAGACTGCGGGCGCGGTCCGCTTTACCGACCAGGGTCAGTTCCACCCGCGGAAGTACGTCCTTGGGCTGGCAGAGAGGGTGAAAGCGGAGGGCGGCGAGGTGTTCGAGGGGACACGGGCGACGGACCTGAGCGTCGGCCACCCCTGCGAGGTCGAGACCGAGAACGGGACCGTTTCCGCCGACCACGTCGTCTGTGCGACCCACTTCCCGGTCTTCGACCGCGGAGGCTACTTCGCGCGGATGAAGACGAAGCGCTCGCACGTCCTCGGGGTGCGGGTCGCGGGCGACCCCCCGGATGGGATGTTCTACAACACCGGCGATCCCTACCGATCGATCCGGGTCCACGAGTTCGACGGCGAGCCGCTCGTGCTGATCGGCGGGGAGAACCACGAGACGGGCCGGGGCGGTTCGACGAGCGATCGCTACGAACGACTGGAGACGTTCGCCCGCACGCACTTCGACGTTGAGGAGGTCGCGTATCGGTGGTCGACACAGGACTACTCCACGTTCGACGGGATCCCCTACATCGGTCGGCTCGGACCCGTCGGGGAGAGCGTCTACGTCGCCACCGGTTTCGGCGGCTGGGGGATGACCGGCGGGGTCGCGGCCGGGCGGATCGTCTCCGGGCTAATCCTGCGGGGTGAGCACCCCCAGCGCGAGGTGTTCTCGCCCGCCCGAGTCAACGGCGAGTCGGCGAAGACGCTCGTGACCCACAACGCGGCGGTCGGCGCGCAGTTCACGGCCGACTGGGCACGCGCGCTCGTCGCCAGTGGGGAGGCGACGTTGCGACCCGGCGAGGGGACCGTGGTGAAGACCGACGACGGGCCGGTCGGCGTCTCGCGGGACGAATCGGGCGCGGTGCACGCCGTCTCGGCGGTCTGTCCCCACATGAACTGCGTGCTTCGCTGGAACGACGGCGAGGGGAGCTGGGACTGCCCGTGTCACGGATCGCGGTTCACCCACGAGGGGAGGGTGCTCGACGGGCCCGCGATCGAGGACCTCCCTCGACGCGAGGCTCGGGAGAAGTGACGCGGCAACCGTACGGGTTCAAGGGGTGGGCCGGCCTACGCTGGGACGTGAGCGACGAGACACCGCCCCGCCACGAGCGCGTGACCCGCCACCCGACGGCCGGGAGCGCCAACTCGCTGTGGCACTGGCCCGCCGCACGCCACCCCCTCCGCGTCGTTCTCAACTACGTCACCATCGTGCTCGCGCGCCACTCGCCGAGCCTCCGGCTGAAGAACCTCCTGCTCTCGCGGATCGGCGTCTCGCTCGGCGACGGCGTCTCCTGGGGCCTCGAGTCCACCCCGGACGTCTTCTGGCCGGAGCTGATCACCGTCGGCGACCACGCGATCATCGGCTACGACGCGACGATCCTCTGTCACGAGTTCCTCCAGGAGGAGTACCGAACGGGGGAAGTTGAGATCGGCGAGCGGGCGATGATCGGCGCCGGAGCGGTTGTCCTCCCGGGCGTCCGCGTGGGTGCCGGCGCACAGGTCGCCGCGAACTCGCTCGTCGCGGCGGACGTCCCGGCGGGGGAAACCGTCGCGGGCGTGCCGGCGGTGCCCGTCGACCGGATCGCTGAGGAGTGATAAGACGGTTGTAACTGTTTACTGGTGATCGCCCGTCCGGTTCGGCGATCACCGGTAC
This region of Halalkalicoccus sp. CGA53 genomic DNA includes:
- a CDS encoding acyltransferase, translated to MSDETPPRHERVTRHPTAGSANSLWHWPAARHPLRVVLNYVTIVLARHSPSLRLKNLLLSRIGVSLGDGVSWGLESTPDVFWPELITVGDHAIIGYDATILCHEFLQEEYRTGEVEIGERAMIGAGAVVLPGVRVGAGAQVAANSLVAADVPAGETVAGVPAVPVDRIAEE
- a CDS encoding FAD-dependent oxidoreductase, producing MNDHGRTREESPWLSTTDGPRYPPLDGDRTVDVAVIGAGIAGLSTAVHLAEGEETVAVIERDRVGEAVTGHTTAKVTSQHGLKYDRLLGTVGEGRARQYATANQRALEEVADRSGGFDAEFERAPAYVYAEDSEGRERVRDETWAAKHLGLPATFVESEEIDLPYETAGAVRFTDQGQFHPRKYVLGLAERVKAEGGEVFEGTRATDLSVGHPCEVETENGTVSADHVVCATHFPVFDRGGYFARMKTKRSHVLGVRVAGDPPDGMFYNTGDPYRSIRVHEFDGEPLVLIGGENHETGRGGSTSDRYERLETFARTHFDVEEVAYRWSTQDYSTFDGIPYIGRLGPVGESVYVATGFGGWGMTGGVAAGRIVSGLILRGEHPQREVFSPARVNGESAKTLVTHNAAVGAQFTADWARALVASGEATLRPGEGTVVKTDDGPVGVSRDESGAVHAVSAVCPHMNCVLRWNDGEGSWDCPCHGSRFTHEGRVLDGPAIEDLPRREAREK